In Notolabrus celidotus isolate fNotCel1 chromosome 8, fNotCel1.pri, whole genome shotgun sequence, a genomic segment contains:
- the trmt12 gene encoding tRNA wybutosine-synthesizing protein 2 homolog isoform X1, translating to MDGVPCLRVSQCHVQTFRTCLQSKGALDLDFCLLSESDETVLLPILPSCLSQLDLQSLRNMVASDSACEIVWSQSPLQSKKERGRSTSDKLENILQKLLETHGERWSEELRADLPRSFQRHGDLVLLGDSCFNLPGWKKIDHQLWSAVAKGLGAKRVAKMSHISSDGFRSPMVKMLLGEHSWVKHVDNKISYEFDVTKCMFSAGNITEKLRVAGFDCSGETVVDLYAGIGYFTLPYLVHTGAHHVHACEWNPDAVEALKRNLVSNRVSDHCTVHQGDNRQLQLCDIADRVNLGLIPSSEDSWPVACRLLRRATGGILHIHQNVTSPFTNKATVPEINDATQRASGKRADREVWQDWAYDTANRISSLLKDISGAAWRTNIQHIEHVKSYAPHVHHVVLDLECRPS from the exons ATGGACGGTGTGCCTTGCCTCCGTGTGTCGCAGTGTCACGTTCAGACGTTCAG AACATGTCTACAGTCCAAAGGAGCTCTGGACCTGGATTTCTGCCTTCTGAGCGAGTCAGATGAAACCGTCCTTTTACCCATTTTACCTTCCTGTCTGTCACAATTGGACCTGCAATCCCTCAGAAATATGGTGGCTTCAGACAGTGCCTGTGAAATAGTTTGGAGTCAG TCTCCTCTACAGTCAAAAAAGGAGAGAGGACGATCAACTAGTGATAAACTGGAGAATATACTGCAGAAGCTTTTGGAAACCCATGGTGAAAGATGGTCGGAGGAGCTAAGGGCAGACCTTCCCCGTAGCTTTCAGAGGCATGGAGACCTTGTCCTACTAGGAGACAGCTGTTTCAACCTGCCAGGCTGGAAGAAAATAG aCCATCAGCTGTGGAGTGCAGTAGCCAAAGGACTTGGGGCAAAGCGTGTAGCGAAGATGAGTCATATATCTAGTGATGGATTTAGGTCTCCCATGGTGAAAATGCTGCTGGGGGAGCATAGCTGGGTCAAACATGTGGACAACAAGATTAG ttatgAGTTTGATGTGACCAAATGCATGTTCTCAGCTGGAAACATTACAGAGAAGCTCCGGGTGGCAGGATTTGACTGCAGTGGGGAGACTGTGGTTGATTTGTATGCAG GCATTGGATACTTCACCCTTCCATATCTGGTCCACACTGGGGCCCACCATGTTCACGCCTGTGAGTGGAACCCTGACGCAGTTGAAGCTTTAAAGAGAAACCTTGTGTCAAACAGGGTGTCAGACCACTGCACTGTTCACCAAGGAGACAACAGACAA ctccAGCTGTGTGACATCGCTGACCGAGTAAATCTGGGTCTCATACCGAGCTCTGAGGACAGCTGGCCTGTCGCATGCAGACTGCTGAGGAGAGCGACTGGTGGCATTTTGCACATTCACCAGAACGTTACCTCACCGTTTACGAACAAAGCAACCGTTCCAGAAATCAATGATGCCACTCAGAGGGCTTCTGGGAAGAGGGCTGACAGAGAGGTGTGGCAGGACTGGGCTTATGACACAGCAAACCGCATCAGCTCTCTTTTAAAGGACATCTCTGGTGCAGCATGGAGAACAAACATTCAACACATAGAACATGTGAAGTCATATGCACCTCATGTTCACCATGTAGTTTTGGACTTGGAGTGCAGACCGTCCTGA
- the trmt12 gene encoding tRNA wybutosine-synthesizing protein 2 homolog isoform X2, with product MVASDSACEIVWSQSPLQSKKERGRSTSDKLENILQKLLETHGERWSEELRADLPRSFQRHGDLVLLGDSCFNLPGWKKIDHQLWSAVAKGLGAKRVAKMSHISSDGFRSPMVKMLLGEHSWVKHVDNKISYEFDVTKCMFSAGNITEKLRVAGFDCSGETVVDLYAGIGYFTLPYLVHTGAHHVHACEWNPDAVEALKRNLVSNRVSDHCTVHQGDNRQLQLCDIADRVNLGLIPSSEDSWPVACRLLRRATGGILHIHQNVTSPFTNKATVPEINDATQRASGKRADREVWQDWAYDTANRISSLLKDISGAAWRTNIQHIEHVKSYAPHVHHVVLDLECRPS from the exons ATGGTGGCTTCAGACAGTGCCTGTGAAATAGTTTGGAGTCAG TCTCCTCTACAGTCAAAAAAGGAGAGAGGACGATCAACTAGTGATAAACTGGAGAATATACTGCAGAAGCTTTTGGAAACCCATGGTGAAAGATGGTCGGAGGAGCTAAGGGCAGACCTTCCCCGTAGCTTTCAGAGGCATGGAGACCTTGTCCTACTAGGAGACAGCTGTTTCAACCTGCCAGGCTGGAAGAAAATAG aCCATCAGCTGTGGAGTGCAGTAGCCAAAGGACTTGGGGCAAAGCGTGTAGCGAAGATGAGTCATATATCTAGTGATGGATTTAGGTCTCCCATGGTGAAAATGCTGCTGGGGGAGCATAGCTGGGTCAAACATGTGGACAACAAGATTAG ttatgAGTTTGATGTGACCAAATGCATGTTCTCAGCTGGAAACATTACAGAGAAGCTCCGGGTGGCAGGATTTGACTGCAGTGGGGAGACTGTGGTTGATTTGTATGCAG GCATTGGATACTTCACCCTTCCATATCTGGTCCACACTGGGGCCCACCATGTTCACGCCTGTGAGTGGAACCCTGACGCAGTTGAAGCTTTAAAGAGAAACCTTGTGTCAAACAGGGTGTCAGACCACTGCACTGTTCACCAAGGAGACAACAGACAA ctccAGCTGTGTGACATCGCTGACCGAGTAAATCTGGGTCTCATACCGAGCTCTGAGGACAGCTGGCCTGTCGCATGCAGACTGCTGAGGAGAGCGACTGGTGGCATTTTGCACATTCACCAGAACGTTACCTCACCGTTTACGAACAAAGCAACCGTTCCAGAAATCAATGATGCCACTCAGAGGGCTTCTGGGAAGAGGGCTGACAGAGAGGTGTGGCAGGACTGGGCTTATGACACAGCAAACCGCATCAGCTCTCTTTTAAAGGACATCTCTGGTGCAGCATGGAGAACAAACATTCAACACATAGAACATGTGAAGTCATATGCACCTCATGTTCACCATGTAGTTTTGGACTTGGAGTGCAGACCGTCCTGA